The following proteins are co-located in the Polystyrenella longa genome:
- the trhP gene encoding prephenate-dependent tRNA uridine(34) hydroxylase TrhP translates to MKKPELLSPAGSLKAMRYAYAYGADAVYAGQPRYSLRVRENEFSKLEVMADAITEAHSLGKKFYIASNISPHNLKVRTYIKNMEPVIAMQPDALIMSDPGLIMMVREAFPDTPVHLSVQANCVNYATVKFWQKLGLERIILSRELSLKEIAEMREECPEMELEVFVHGALCIAYSGRCLLSGYMSYRDSNQGACTNACRWEYKVNEAEQNMEGDIVLKNPQPALSLANDGPSYPDLPIVEQNPLSDEVFLLEEAGRHGDLMPAYEDEHGTYIMNSKDLRAIQHVKTFCDMGMSSLKIEGRTKSFFYAARTAQVYRRAIDDAVAGKEFDGDLMTMLDSLSNRGYTDAFYSRHMPNEMQTYEHGRSVANQQKFVGDVIEVDNDFLTVEVKNKFEVGEEVELMTPAGNVRFTLNQMFDVKGNPEEVAPGSGHFRKIPLEGNVSEEIREALQGHAGEFALLMKFV, encoded by the coding sequence ATGAAGAAACCCGAACTCCTCTCCCCCGCTGGTTCCCTCAAAGCAATGCGTTACGCCTATGCCTATGGAGCCGATGCCGTTTACGCTGGCCAGCCTCGCTACAGCTTGCGCGTCCGCGAAAATGAGTTCTCCAAATTGGAAGTGATGGCCGACGCCATCACCGAAGCGCACAGCCTGGGTAAGAAATTCTATATCGCCAGCAATATTTCGCCGCACAACTTGAAGGTACGCACTTACATCAAAAACATGGAACCTGTCATCGCCATGCAGCCCGACGCGCTGATCATGTCCGATCCCGGTCTCATTATGATGGTTCGCGAAGCCTTCCCCGACACCCCAGTACACCTCTCCGTCCAGGCGAATTGCGTCAACTACGCGACTGTGAAATTCTGGCAGAAGCTCGGCCTCGAGCGCATCATCCTCTCACGCGAACTCTCCCTGAAAGAGATCGCCGAAATGCGCGAAGAATGCCCCGAAATGGAACTCGAAGTTTTCGTCCACGGTGCCCTTTGCATTGCCTACTCCGGACGCTGCCTGCTTTCGGGCTATATGAGTTATCGCGACTCTAACCAGGGCGCGTGTACCAACGCCTGCCGCTGGGAATACAAAGTCAACGAAGCGGAACAGAATATGGAAGGGGACATCGTCCTCAAGAACCCTCAACCCGCCCTTTCTCTTGCCAACGACGGACCTTCCTATCCTGATCTTCCCATCGTCGAACAGAACCCACTTTCTGATGAAGTCTTCCTTCTCGAAGAGGCGGGACGCCACGGCGATCTGATGCCCGCTTACGAAGACGAACACGGCACGTACATTATGAACTCCAAAGACCTCCGCGCCATCCAGCATGTGAAAACATTCTGCGACATGGGGATGAGTTCTTTGAAGATCGAAGGCCGTACCAAGTCCTTCTTCTACGCCGCCCGCACGGCTCAGGTTTACCGTCGAGCAATCGACGACGCCGTCGCCGGCAAAGAGTTCGACGGCGACCTGATGACGATGCTCGACAGCCTCTCCAACCGAGGTTACACCGATGCTTTCTACAGCCGCCACATGCCCAACGAAATGCAAACTTACGAACATGGTCGCTCTGTCGCTAACCAGCAGAAGTTCGTCGGCGATGTCATCGAAGTCGACAACGACTTCTTAACCGTCGAAGTCAAAAACAAATTCGAAGTCGGTGAAGAAGTCGAACTGATGACCCCCGCCGGTAACGTTCGCTTCACCCTCAACCAGATGTTCGACGTCAAAGGCAACCCTGAAGAAGTCGCCCCCGGCAGCGGCCACTTCCGCAAAATCCCCCTCGAAGGCAACGTCTCCGAGGAAATCCGCGAAGCCCTCCAAGGCCACGCCGGCGAATTCGCCCTACTCATGAAATTCGTCTAG
- a CDS encoding thioredoxin family protein, with the protein METISPNSKPRAFDPADRRISGLLALCVVTCMVLLNSGCSPTSRNDDWESARYHGLILLTVILTETPPPEFFEETCDCASGECVCSSDCECDHCRQKPTTSVASPPTKQVLYFTATWCPPCQRWREQELPALRAQDWNDDWLTVIDIDHRSDLRLQYHVHAVPTFVVLRNGQELARRTGYLNAIPFANWVNAL; encoded by the coding sequence ATGGAAACGATATCACCAAACTCCAAGCCCCGTGCTTTCGATCCTGCAGATCGTCGGATTTCTGGTCTTCTCGCTCTTTGTGTTGTCACTTGCATGGTCCTGCTCAATTCTGGTTGCTCCCCCACCAGCAGAAACGACGATTGGGAATCCGCCCGATACCACGGACTGATCCTACTCACAGTCATTCTTACGGAGACACCGCCTCCAGAATTTTTTGAAGAGACGTGTGACTGTGCGAGTGGTGAATGCGTTTGCTCAAGTGACTGTGAATGCGACCACTGCCGCCAGAAACCGACAACATCAGTAGCATCGCCACCCACAAAACAGGTCCTCTATTTCACCGCCACCTGGTGCCCTCCTTGTCAGCGTTGGCGTGAGCAGGAACTCCCCGCCCTGAGAGCGCAAGACTGGAATGACGATTGGCTCACCGTCATCGACATCGACCATCGTTCCGACTTACGTCTCCAGTACCACGTCCACGCTGTCCCCACTTTCGTCGTTCTGCGAAATGGTCAGGAACTCGCTCGCCGTACGGGCTATCTCAACGCCATCCCCTTTGCCAACTGGGTCAACGCCCTCTGA
- a CDS encoding GlsB/YeaQ/YmgE family stress response membrane protein has protein sequence MGILSWILFGLIAGVLAKWIMPGNDPGGCIVTIILGVVGAFVGGYIGTFLGMGTVDGWDIRSFFLAVIGAIVLLAIYRFIKKR, from the coding sequence ATGGGAATTTTGTCGTGGATTCTGTTTGGCTTGATCGCGGGTGTGTTGGCGAAGTGGATTATGCCCGGGAATGATCCGGGCGGCTGTATCGTGACGATCATTCTGGGAGTGGTAGGCGCATTCGTCGGTGGGTATATCGGAACGTTCCTGGGGATGGGCACCGTCGATGGATGGGATATCCGCAGTTTCTTCCTGGCGGTGATTGGTGCGATAGTGCTGTTGGCGATTTATCGGTTCATTAAGAAACGGTAG
- a CDS encoding HEAT repeat domain-containing protein has translation MDGLTGLFGHNKSCCGTATDCCTTTCCNADPCEIAKLIYQSQTACYAKDRKSAIDELGDNFNCACNPEIMTAFIYALNDSDEDVRKEAADEIGDQLRKNPCCCSPELTAALTCSLGDCDRGVVRQAEEALEACGYEIVDGCCDPCCTTACATSYSTGTVAPSTAPAAPAEPKAVEPTPAPPESPEAYFPSRIRSHQSSNGKSSAKGLAGLFSLVN, from the coding sequence CTGGATGGACTGACTGGCCTTTTCGGTCACAATAAATCTTGCTGCGGAACAGCGACTGATTGCTGCACCACAACCTGCTGCAATGCTGATCCTTGCGAAATTGCTAAGCTGATCTATCAGTCTCAGACTGCTTGCTACGCTAAAGACCGTAAAAGTGCTATCGATGAACTGGGTGACAACTTCAACTGTGCTTGTAACCCAGAAATCATGACTGCTTTCATCTACGCTCTGAACGACTCTGACGAAGATGTTCGTAAAGAAGCTGCTGATGAAATCGGCGACCAGCTCCGCAAAAACCCTTGCTGCTGCAGCCCTGAGCTGACAGCTGCTCTGACTTGCTCACTCGGTGACTGTGACCGTGGTGTTGTTCGTCAGGCTGAAGAAGCTCTGGAAGCTTGTGGATACGAAATTGTTGATGGCTGCTGCGATCCTTGCTGCACCACAGCATGTGCTACCAGCTACAGCACCGGAACTGTCGCACCGTCGACTGCTCCTGCTGCACCGGCTGAACCTAAAGCTGTCGAACCGACTCCGGCTCCGCCAGAATCACCCGAAGCTTACTTCCCAAGCCGTATCCGTAGTCACCAGTCTTCAAACGGAAAATCTTCCGCTAAAGGACTTGCTGGACTGTTCAGCCTGGTCAACTAA